From the genome of Drosophila melanogaster chromosome 2L, one region includes:
- the Cda5 gene encoding chitin deacetylase-like 5, isoform J: MKYSTSRINILCLLGLCLLLFKTAPTEAQNKRTSRVTSSRSFGTNIKTDTSNGPSFDCPEEFGYYPHPSDCTQYYVCVFGGALLESCTGGLMYSHDLQTCDWPRNVGCELADTSSERNLAQSQVQRQREPHAQHVPSRVRFGAAFSSQGGTQKTATVPPQYHRSPPQVIQAQVQNIPPPPPELRVSPNPVITSRGQPKPLIDSQEDIAKLYADAQESLPPVEEEESDRQQRVYRGQPSTVSQVQRDRDGIIHQASINSIPQTGKIGSYAFGTAYSESLQDDHTHELSYNRLDESRRRKRRDLSAQPTKVSEEKNRNDSNCSSVVFERTSPTALSVSTETSNISYSSQERLNDGAPAIGRMCKYSSKIRQLKSENAMEFDYKEIPGEDSQLMEGYEDEDDVATGESKRRPRQLRPISHTSLKWPGQNYRAIDAPPLPQVSQQAGYSFGNYNPYLTPPNTNPVHNQQPYGNPNYNHLPGYHSYVHQQQQLASAGPFSQKKHKLAYTGYNLSLPPPPLEDDFRPIAGSYYEAAGAAQTSPRSPNSKQHHSNAGDLLPYLIQQLKELKEQRKHQSDNFAYFRLDNQPISPVPNQAVTPVPTISTTYYSPVDPSKLSQQVTSNGQYSTMGGFYNNQKPGQASFNPNYPGKLISQYSIASNGHDSTTESNYFQYNIVANQKMKGVFSTAPPNQIDHSAVKVRPPVTPLHVTQSINVVSAPNLTYRIPNRLQQAPFALFPEGISYAINSTIPESYQTFTKSVSTSATLLADMLTTTPKSKLTNFQFNINEFMANLKESDLASVNPAVNPLIKYLKDLSTDDNGNKNLPNPLVNRRPVTGSTSTLNSTATTPQVDITPNTPAYKKRIRPEPTLPTQSTPTTMRILKGYEHFIKGIQNQLNSRNSSQSTVYNTSTTLIRMPTTTTIKSVDYYDEDYEEDDDILPPSQMPPYMPVSETMAPPRRHLATVRPNTESPGKGPANFQTGFLEATTTRRPFPNFTQEKQAAAEADVPSFISFPSDIFQELKQRLPKLPESNAPQSSTKILTTPRSVRPTSHPRPIASSTEQQSTRVRYTTIRPRIRGQQKWNTTSPVQEQKEINNHTESNTVVLNSSKQSNPGGIPLNSIHAGSSPERHRVESPSPSSLGTPQPANIFVQPTSAAPPQQSEPNRNYYNASTFNHGGSYQPQQQNQQQQPQPTPFQQAQPQEQHQQQAQAPTHSYDTSYYSVYDDDIDLYRDIEYHQQQSQEQQKTPTPQYQSAVRQQQAHPTYRPLELPATPKPPSYENQPAYNTDYDEDINSQIEQDNAYDHPTRTPQRAEHVAIQKLDTRASHSSTLTLTTPASQPEVLTYYETLTTAYAPKGGSSDYGYGSIEDYDQRDRLLTEVKSRPHTGTEDFDLIANVVGHTDKTTGTPPTRSQKTKSTPPHNGSHARSSNTTTHAVTFTKSSTITTTSTFPPTTTTKLARNNNRNRGSAMYSNQDRDVISTPNRGTHPPRTRPTLKPSGTIVSKAQEFVDIYRYPPSRPDPIYPQPMPDKTAAKCRKDVCLLPDCYCGGRDIPGELPVESIPQIVLLTFDDSVNDLNKQLYTDLFEKGRVNPNGCPITATFYVSHEWTDYSQVQNLYADGHEMASHTVSHSFGEQFSQKKWTREIAGQREILAAYGGVKMSDVRGMRAPFLSVGGNKMYKMLYDSNFTYDSSMPVYENRPPSWPYTLDYKIFHDCMIPPCPTRSYPGVWQVPMVMWQDLNGGRCSMGDACSNPSDADGVTKMIMKNFERHYTTNRAPFGLFYHAAWFTQPHHKEGFIKFLDAINAMQDVWIITNWQALQWVRDPTPISRINSFQPFQCDYSDRPKRCNNPKVCNLWHKSGVRYMKTCQPCPDIYPWTGKSGIRSSRIDNEVEEPAA; the protein is encoded by the exons CACCCACAGAGGCACAAAACAAACGAACCTCGCGCGTAACCAGCTCCCGCAGCTTCGGGACCAACATCAAGACCGACACTTCCAATGGCCCTAGCTTCGACTGCCCTGAGGAGTTCGGATACTATCCGCACCCATCGGATTGCACCCAATACTACGTGTGCGTCTTTGGAGGAGCGCTGCTTGAAAGTTGCACTGGCGGCTTGATGTACTCGCACGACCTGCAGACCTGCGACTGGCCGCGAAACGTCGGCTGCGAGTTGGCGGACACATCCTCCGAGCGCAACCTTGCACAAAGCCAGGTCCAGAGGCAAAGAGAACCCCATGCACAGCACGTGCCAAGCCGAGTACGTTTTGGAGCCGCTTTCAGCAGTCAGGGTGGCACACAGAAGACGGCCACAGTGCCGCCACAGTACCATCGTTCTCCACCACAGGTAATACAGGCGCAGGTGCAGAATATACCTCCTCCCCCACCGGAGCTGCGAGTGTCACCAAACCCGGTAATCACGTCGCGTGGTCAACCAAAACCGCTGATCGACTCCCAGGAGGACATTGCAAAG CTGTATGCTGATGCGCAGGAATCATTGCCGCCTGTGGAAGAAGAGGAGTCCGACCGTCAGCAGAGAGTGTATCGAGGCCAACCCAGTACCGTTAGTCAAGTTCAACGCGATCGCGATGGTATTATTCACCAAGCTAGTATTAATTCTATTCCTCAAACTGGAAAAATCGGATCTTACGCTTTTGGAACCGCCTATAG CGAAAGCCTGCAGGACGACCATACTCACGAACTGTCCTACAACCGACTTGATGAAAGTAGGCGACGCAAACGCCGCGACCTTAGTGCCCAGCCGACGAAAGTTTCAGAAGAAAAAAATCGCAACGACTCAAATTGTTCAAGCGTAGTGTTTGAGCGCACTAGCCCTACCGCGCTTTCTGTTTCTACTGAGACttcaaatatttcatacaGTTCTCAAGAACGCTTAAACGATGGTGCGCCGGCAATTGGTAGGATGTGTAAATACTCTTCCAAAATACGTCAGCTAAAGAGCGAGAACGCAATGGAATTCGACTACAAAGAAATTCCTGGCGAAGACAGCCAGTTGATGGAAGGATATGAAGACGAGGATGATGTGGCCACGGGTGAGTCGAAGAGACGACCACGCCAGCTACGACCTATTTCACATACATCACTGAAGTGGCCGGGACAAAACTACCGCGCCATTGACGCACCCCCTCTTCCACAGGTTTCTCAGCAAGCGGGATACAGCTTTGGAAATTATAATCCATACCTCACACCACCCAATACTAATCCTGTCCACAATCAACAGCCATACGGCAACCCTAACTATAATCATCTACCCGGCTACCACTCATACgtgcatcagcaacaacaattggctTCTGCTGGGCCATTCTCTCAGAAAAAGCACAAATTGGCTTACACCGGCTACAATCTTTCGTTGCCTCCCCCGCCGCTGGAGGATGACTTTCGTCCCATAGCAGGTAGCTACTACGAAGCTGCCGGTGCAGCTCAAACTAGTCCTCGTTCGCCCAACAGCAAACAGCACCATTCTAACGCTGGCGACCTGCTCCCTTATCTGATACAACAGTTGAAGGAGCTAAAAGAACAGCGCAAGCACCAGAGTGATAACTTTGCGTACTTCCGTCTGGACAATCAGCCAATAAGTCCGGTACCCAATCAAGCAGTCACACCCGTACCCACAATTAGCACCACTTACTACTCCCCAGTAGACCCGTCCAAGCTCTCACAACAGGTTACATCAAATGGTCAATACAGCACAATGGGCGGATTCTACAACAACCAAAAACCGGGTCAAGCCTCCTTTAATCCCAACTATCCCGGCAAGTTGATATCCCAGTATAGTATTGCCTCTAACGGACATGACAGCACGACGGAAAGCAACTACTTTCAGTACAACATTGTTGCTAACCAGAAGATGAAGGGTGTGTTTAGCACAGCTCCGCCAAACCAGATTGATCATTCTGCAGTTAAAGTTCGGCCCCCAGTCACGCCGCTGCATGTGACTCAGAGTATTAACGTGGTCTCTGCCCCAAATTTGACCTACAGAATACCTAATCGTCTGCAGCAAGCCCCATTTGCTCTATTTCCCGAAGGCATTAGCTACGCCATCAACAGCACCATTCCAGAATCCTACCAAACTTTCACTAAATCAGTCAGCACATCAGCAACACTGCTGGCGGATATGCTTACTACAACGCCTAAGTCAAAACTGACAAACTTTCAGTTTAACATCAACGAGTTCATGGCCAATCTTAAGGAAAGCGATTTGGCCAGTGTCAACCCGGCTGTTAATCCGTTGATCAAATATTTGAAAGATCTTAGTACTGACGATAAcggaaataaaaatttaccCAATCCGCTGGTTAATCGTCGCCCCGTAACTGGGAGTACCAGCACCTTGAACAGCACAGCTACGACCCCCCAGGTAGACATCACGCCGAACACACCAGCGTACAAAAAACGCATAAGACCTGAGCCGACACTCCCCACGCAGAGCACTCCGACTACAATGAGGATTCTGAAAGGCTACGAACATTTTATTAAGGGCATACAGAATCAACTCAACTCGCGGAACTCTAGCCAAAGTACCGTCTACAACACATCAACCACTTTAATACGAATGCCAACCACCACGACCATCAAGAGTGTCGACTATTATGACGAGGATTACGAAGAGGATGATGACATATTGCCTCCGTCTCAAATGCCTCCTTATATGCCAGTCTCCGAGACCATGGCCCCTCCCCGCCGACATTTGGCTACAGTAAGACCCAATACTGAGTCGCCAGGGAAAGGTCCAGCCAATTTCCAGACGGGGTTTCTGGAGGCAACAACAACCCGACGTCCGTTTCCCAACTTCACCCAGGAGAAGCAAGCAGCTGCTGAGGCCGACGTGCCCTCATTTATAAGCTTTCCTAGTGACATTTTCCAAGAACTAAAGCAACGGCTGCCCAAGCTCCCGGAATCCAACGCCCCACAATCCAGTACCAAAATACTCACAACTCCACGCAGTGTGCGCCCAACCTCCCATCCAAGGCCTATCGCCTCCAGTACAGAACAGCAGTCAACTCGAGTGCGTTATACAACTATCCGACCACGCATACGAGGACAACAAAAATGGAATACGACGTCACCAGTCCAAGAAcaaaaggaaataaataatCATACCGAAAGCAATACCGTTGTCTTAAACTCAAGCAAGCAGAGCAACCCGGGCGGCATTCCTCTAAACTCAATACATGCCGGCTCAAGTCCAGAAAGACACAG AGTTGAGTCGCCTTCACCGTCATCGCTAGGGACACCGCAACCCGCTAATATATTTGTACAGCCCACGTCAGCAGCCCCGCCGCAACAGTCAGAGCCCAATCGTAACTACTACAATGCATCTACATTTAATCATGGGGGCAGCTACCAACCACAGCagcaaaaccaacaacaacagccacaacCAACACCATTCCAACAAGCGCAACCACAAgaacaacatcagcagcaggcaCAAGCCCCAACACATTCATATGACACATCCTATTATTCGGTTTACGACGACGATATCGATTTATATAGGGATATAGAGTACCATCAGCAACAGTCACAGGAGCAGCAGAAAACACCTACGCCGCAGTATCAGTCGGCAGTGCGCCAACAGCAGGCCCACCCAACCTACCGCCCCTTAGAGCTTCCCGCCACTCCGAAGCCCCCCTCTTACGAAAACCAGCCAGCGTACAATACAGACTACGATGAGGATATTAATAGCCAG ATTGAACAGGATAATGCGTACGATCATCCAACACGTACTCCTCAAAG GGCAGAACATGTGGCCATACAAAAACTGGATACCCGAGCCAGCCACTCGAGCACACTCACTCTAACAACGCCAGCATCTCAACCGGAAGTACTCACATACTACGAAACGCTGACCACAGCCTATGCTCCGAAGGGCGGGTCTAGCGACTACGGCTATGGGTCGATAGAAGACTATGACCAGAGGGACCGTTTACTAACCGAAGTCAAGTCAAGGCCCCATACCGGTACGGAAGACTTTGACCTAATTGCCAATGTTGTGGGCCATACCGACAAGACCACCGGAACTCCACCAACACGATCGCAAAAAACGAAATCGACGCCGCCACATAACGGAAGCCATGCAAGGAGTTCCAACACCACAACACATGCTGTTACGTTTACAAAGTCCTCAACAATAACAACCACATCCACATTTCCtccaacgacaacaacaaaacttGCAAG aaacaacaacaggaaCCGGGGCAGTGCCATGTACAGTAATCAGGATCGAGACGTGATATCCACGCCCAACCGCGGAACTCATCCTCC ACGAACGCGGCCAACACTTAAGCCATCGGGAACAATTGTATCAAAGGCTCAAGAGTTTGTGGATATATACCGTTACCCACCGTCCCGCCCTGACCCTATTTACCCACAGCCTATGCCAGATAAAACGGCAGCCAAATGCCGAAAGGACGTATGCCTTTTGCCTGACTGCTATTGCGGAGGAAGAGATATTCCTG GCGAGCTACCTGTTGAAAGCATCCCTCAGATCGTTCTCTTGACCTTTGACGATTCCGTTAATGACCTAAACAAGCAGTTGTACACGGATCTTTTTGAAAAAGGTCGCGTCAATCCAAACGGCTGTCCCATCACAGCCACTTTTTACGTTTCCCACGAGTGGACTGACTACAGTCAAGTGCAGAATCTTTACGCCGATGGACATGAAATGGCTTCGCATACAGTTTC TCACAGCTTTGGCGAGCAGTTCTCCCAGAAGAAGTGGACTCGTGAAATTGCCGGACAGCGTGAGATCCTTGCTGCGTACGGCGGTGTCAAGATGTCGGATGTTCGAGGCATGCGTGCTCCTTTCCTGTCGGTGGGCGGaaacaaaatgtacaaaatgCTGTACGACTCAAACTTCACCTACGACTCTTCCATGCCTGTCTACGAAAACCGACCACCCTCCTGGCCCTACACGCTTGACTACAAGATATTCCACGACTGCATGATTCCGCCTTGCCCGACCCGTTCCTATCCTGGGGTGTGGCAGGTACCTATGGTCATGTGGCAGGACCTTAACGGAGGCCGCTGTTCTATGGGCGATGCCTGTTCCAACCCTAGTGATGCAGATGGAGTGACAAAGATGATTATGAAGAACTTTGAACGTCATTACACTACAAACAG AGCACCATTTGGCTTGTTTTACCACGCTGCATGGTTTACCCAGCCCCATCACAAAGAGggctttattaaatttcttgaTGCCATCAATGCAATGCAAGATGTGTGGATAATAACCAACTGGCAAGCGCTTCAATGGGTGCGAGACCCTACACCGATATCACGCATAAACTCATTCCAACCATTTCAGTGCGATTATTCG GATCGGCCCAAACGCTGCAACAACCCAAAAGTGTGTAATTTGTGGCACAAGTCCGGCGTCCGGTACATGAAAACGTGTCAACCATGCCCCGACATTTACCCCTGGACTGGAAAATCTGGAATTCGATCTTCCCGAATCGATAATGAAGTTGAAGAGCCGGCAGCGTAA